Below is a genomic region from Dechloromonas denitrificans.
CATGGGCCCGATGATGGCGCTGCGCAAGCAGTATGGCGAGAAGTTCGAAAAGGCCCACGGCGTTCGCCTCGGCTTCATGGGTTTCTTCGTCAAAGCTGCCTGTGCCGCCCTGCAGAAGTTCCCGGTCCTGAACGCTTCGGTTGACGGCAACGACATCGTCTATCACGGCTACATCGATATCGGTATCGCCGTCGGTTCGCCGCGTGGCCTGGTCGTGCCGATCATCCGCAATGCGGACCAGATGAGCATTGCCGAAATCGAAAAGAAGATCGCCGAATTCGGTGCCAAGGCCAAGGATGGCAAGCTGACCATCGAAGACCTGACCGGCGGTACCTTCTCGATCTCGAATGGCGGCATCTTCGGTTCGATGATGTCCACCCCGATCATCAATCCGCCGCAATCCGCGATCCTCGGCATTCATGCCACCAAGGACCGCGCCATGGTTGAAAACGGTCAAGTGGTCGTGCGCCCGATGAACTATCTGGCCATGTCCTACGACCACCGCATCATCGATGGCCGCGAAGCCGTCCTCGGTCTGGTGACCATGAAGGAAGCGCTGGAAGATCCTTCCCGTTTGCTCCTCGGCGTCTAATTGACGTTTGCCGGCGCCAGTTCCCCAATAACGGGGGCTGGCGCTTTTGCACATCTGAATTCTGAAAGGTTGTCACATGTCCAAGCAATTTGACGTGCTCGTTATCGGTGGTGGTCCTGGCGGTTACGTGGCTGCGATTCGCGCCTCCCAGCTCGGCTTCTCCGCTGCATGCTGCGAATCCAACCCTTATGCCGACCCGAAGGGCGAGCCGCGTCTCGGCGGCACTTGCCTGAACGTTGGCTGTATTCCGTCCAAGGCGCTGCTCCACACCTCGCACCTGTTCGAGGAAGCCGGCCATAGCTTCGCTGCCCAAGGCATCAAGGTTTCTGCGCCGAGCATCGACGTGCCGGTGATGAAAGGGCGCAAGGATACGGTCGTTACCCAACTGACCGCCGGTATCAAGGGCCTGTTCAAGAAGAACAAGGTCACCATGCTGGCTGGCCATGGCTCTTTCGTCGCCAAGGAAGGCGAGTTCTGGAAGGTCAAGGTTGGTGCTGAAGAAGTGCTGGCCAAGCAGGTTATCGTCGCGACCGGCTCCAAGGCTCGTCATTTGCCGAATGTCCCGGTCGACCAAAAAATCGTCATGGATAACGAAGGTGCCCTGAACCAGGAATCCGTGCCGAAGAAGCTGGCCATCATCGGTGCCGGTGTGATCGGTCTGGAAATGGGTTCGGTCTGGCGTCGCGTTGGCGCTGAAGTCACCATTCTCGAAGCCATGCCTGACTTCCTCGCCGCGGCCGATCAGGACGTCGCCAAGGAAGCCGCCAAGTTGTTCGCCAAGCAGGGCCTGAATATTCAGACCGGCGTCAAGATCGGCGACATCAAGGTCACCAAGAAGGGCGTTTCCATTGCTTACGAAAGCAAGGATGGCAAGGCCGAGAAGCTCGATGCCGATCGCCTGATCGTCTCGATTGGTCGTACTCCGAATACCGACGGCCTGAACGCCGATGCGGTTGGCCTGAAGCTGGATGCCCGTGGTTTTGTCGAAGTCGACGGCCACTGCAAGACCAACCTGCCGGGCGTCTGGGCTGTCGGCGACGTAGTCCGTGGTCCGATGCTGGCCCACAAGGCGATGGAAGAGGCCGTGATGGTTGCCGAGCTGATGGCTGGCCAGGCCGGTCACTGCAATTTCGACACCATTC
It encodes:
- the lpdA gene encoding dihydrolipoyl dehydrogenase yields the protein MSKQFDVLVIGGGPGGYVAAIRASQLGFSAACCESNPYADPKGEPRLGGTCLNVGCIPSKALLHTSHLFEEAGHSFAAQGIKVSAPSIDVPVMKGRKDTVVTQLTAGIKGLFKKNKVTMLAGHGSFVAKEGEFWKVKVGAEEVLAKQVIVATGSKARHLPNVPVDQKIVMDNEGALNQESVPKKLAIIGAGVIGLEMGSVWRRVGAEVTILEAMPDFLAAADQDVAKEAAKLFAKQGLNIQTGVKIGDIKVTKKGVSIAYESKDGKAEKLDADRLIVSIGRTPNTDGLNADAVGLKLDARGFVEVDGHCKTNLPGVWAVGDVVRGPMLAHKAMEEAVMVAELMAGQAGHCNFDTIPWVIYTSPEIAWVGKTEQQLKADGVAYKVGKIPFMANGRALGMGDTSGFVKMLACAQTDRILGVHIIGANASELISEAVVAMEFGGASEDLARICHAHPTLSEAVHEAALACDKRPLHF